The DNA region TTGGCATTACTTGGAAAGTGATCGCTTCAGTGTGTTGGAATTTCTGGGACACATCGACCTCTTCAAGGATACTCATGAAAAAATGCTCAACTTCGTTTTGATTGCTCATGATATCCATAAACGAGATGCCTCGCTCAATTAAATCATCAGTATCTATAAACACGCGGATAGTATTTTCGTTAATATACTCCATTTCCATCGTAATCACCCCAATCTATTAATAAGTAGTGTAAACTAATTGATGCGAAAGTTAAAGTAATTTAGTTTAAGAAAATAAAAAGAGTACAGAAATTTGCACTCTTTCCATCATATTATCTTGTTTTAAAATTTAATTTGCGTGTGCTTCTTGTTCTTCGTAAGAGGCCAACGCTTGTTGTAATTCAAGTTTACGAACGCTTCTTGGTAAGAAACGACGAATTTCATCTTCGTTATAACCAACTTGTAAACGTTTATCATCTAAAATAATAGGGCGTCGTAATAAACCAGGATTATTTTGGATTAATTCAAATAAATCGTTCAACGGAATTTCATCAAGATCAACATTTAATTCTTGGAATGCTTTTGATCGAGTTGAAATGATTTCTTCAGTACCTTCCTCTGTCATGCGTAGGATGGCTTTGATTTCATCTTCTGTTAATGGTTCTGAAAAGATATTTCTTTCGGTGTAAGGAATTTCATGTTCTTCTAACCATGCTCGAGCTTTGCGACATGAAGTACAACTTGGTGATATGTATAATTTAACCATGTGTATCTCTCCTTTGTATGAAAAACAATTCTTAACTAACATATATACAGTATAACACAGAGTTTGTGAATTTTCTATGGTTTTTTAACCAATCTTGACGTATCAAAGATAAGTTATTATAGCGGTATCATCTAGTCATTCGAACAAGGCGAATACTAACAAGACAGTAAAAATATGCTATACTAGAGTAGAATTTAAGTGAGGGGATATTTAGATGACAAAACGTATTTTTTCTGGTGTACAACCAAGCGGAACGCCAACAATCGGTAATTATGTTGGTGCTATGAAGCAATTTATCGAATTACAAAATAACTTTGAAGCCTATTACTGTGTCGTAAACCAACATGCCATTACAGTAGCGCAAGATCCTGAGGAGTTACGTAAAAACACACGTTCACTAGCTGCCTTATATATTGCTTTAGGGATTGACCCAGAAAAAGCGACGATCTTTATTCAAAGCCAAGTACCGGCCCATGCACAAGCTGCTTGGATTGTTCAATGTAACACAGCCTTAGGTGAACTAGAGCGTATGACACAATTCAAAGATAAATCAGCTAAACAAGCATCTGTTTCAGCAGGTCTATTAACTTATCCACCATTAATGGTTGCAGACATCATTTTATACCAAACAGATTTAGTACCTGTGGGGGATGACCAAAAACAACACCTTGAATTAACAAGAAACTTTGTTGAACGCTTCAACAATCGTTATACAGGTAAGAAGGAAAGCCCAATTCTAACAATGCCTGAATTTTACGCACCTAAAGAGGGTGGCCGTATTATGAGCTTGCAAGAACCAACGAAGAAAATGAGTAAATCAGACGAAAACAAAAAATCATTCGTTTCATTATTGGATGATCCAAAAACAATTACGAAGAAAATTAAATCTGCAATGACAGATTCTTCTGGTGAAATTTCTTACGATAAAGAAAATAAAGCCGGCGTATCTAACTTGTTAACGATTTATTCTTCATTCGCCAACCGTCCAATTGATGACATCGTCGCTGAGTATCAAGGTGCTGGTTACGGTAAATTCAAACAAGACTTAGCGGATGTCGTGATTTCTATCCTTGAACCAATGCAAGAACGTCACGCAAAATTGATGGCTTCATCTGAATTAGATGACATTTTAGCAGATGGTGCCAAGAAAGCCAATGAAGTAGCCAATGAAACACTGGCTTCCATGGAGAAAGCAATCGGATTTAGATAAGCCGACGAAGCTAATCAAATTTACCAATTCAAATAAACAACTTTCATAGTGTGGTGTTAGCCAACCAACCAAGTTGGCTAGCAACACACTTTTTTCATGAAAAATAGACCGGTTCATTTTATTCTGCCAAAAAGCTTAAACGTGTAAACCCTTATAAAATATGATTGTGAAGAGTGGGCTAAACCGCAAGTTAACCTCCGAACAAGTTCATAAAATAACCACCCAATCTTCGCCAAGTAAAAACCTCACCTAGCTAGGTTTTTTATTTTGAAAAATAGCCCGGCGCTTTCGAATATTTACGGCGTATATAATTAAGTGATAGGGGGCTGAGGGATGAAATTTGCACAAAGAGAAGATGAATCATTTGTCTTCGCAGTAGATCTGATTGACGAA from Aerococcus urinaeequi includes:
- the trpS gene encoding tryptophan--tRNA ligase; this translates as MTKRIFSGVQPSGTPTIGNYVGAMKQFIELQNNFEAYYCVVNQHAITVAQDPEELRKNTRSLAALYIALGIDPEKATIFIQSQVPAHAQAAWIVQCNTALGELERMTQFKDKSAKQASVSAGLLTYPPLMVADIILYQTDLVPVGDDQKQHLELTRNFVERFNNRYTGKKESPILTMPEFYAPKEGGRIMSLQEPTKKMSKSDENKKSFVSLLDDPKTITKKIKSAMTDSSGEISYDKENKAGVSNLLTIYSSFANRPIDDIVAEYQGAGYGKFKQDLADVVISILEPMQERHAKLMASSELDDILADGAKKANEVANETLASMEKAIGFR
- the spxA gene encoding transcriptional regulator SpxA, producing MVKLYISPSCTSCRKARAWLEEHEIPYTERNIFSEPLTEDEIKAILRMTEEGTEEIISTRSKAFQELNVDLDEIPLNDLFELIQNNPGLLRRPIILDDKRLQVGYNEDEIRRFLPRSVRKLELQQALASYEEQEAHAN